The Natrinema sp. DC36 genome includes the window TTTGGCGATCATCCTCGTTCTCGTGTCGTTCCTCCCGACGATCGGGGTCTGGCTCGTCTGGGGCCCGGTGACGGTCGCCCACGCGGTCTCGAGCGGCCCCGTCCGCGGCGTACTTCTGTTGGGGTACGGGATCGCGGTGCTCGCCGTCGTCGATAACTACCTCCGGGCGATTCTCGTCGACCGGCGGGCCGGCCTCCATCCGGCGATCGTCCTCGTGGGCGCCATCGGCGGCGTCCTCCTGTTCGGGATCGTCGGGGTGTTCGTCGGTCCCGTCGTTCTCGCGACGTTCAAAGTCTGCGTGGCGGCCGTCGATCGGATCGACCGAACCGCACCGGACGTCGACGCTGACGCCGAGAGCGAGCGCGAAGAAGAGCGATTGCTCGCAGACACGAAGCAGTAACGGCCCGCTCGAGACGGAGCGATCGTCGCTCAGTCGGCGGTCTGGGCCTGCGTGGTGCGGTCGGTCGTCGGAATACCGCGACCGGTCAGCGCCATCATGAACAGGACGAGCGGCGAGAGGAACCCGAACAGGTAGAACGGCGCGTACTCGAGCGTGGGAACGCCGGTCGCCGAGGCCATGAAAACGCCGCCGGCGTGCCACGGGATGAGCGCGCCGGTGGGCGTACCAGCGGCCTCGACGGCCCGGGAGAGTTCCTCGCTGTCGAGGCCGAACTCCTCGTAGAGGTTGCGCAGTGTCAGCCCCGGCAAGACGATGCTCATGTACTGCTGAGCGGTGAGCGCGTTGACGAGGATCGCGGACGCGCCGGTGCCGGCGATCAGCCCGCCGGAACTACGCACGCCCTGCGAGAGGCGGTTCGCGAGCACCGCCAGCACGCCGATGTGCTCGAGGAGGCCGCCGAGTGAGAGTGCGGCGACGACGACCGTGATCGTCCAGGCGGAGCCGGTGAGACCGCCGGTCACGAGGAGTTCGTTCACGAGGGCCGCCCCGGTCTGGGGTTCGGTGCCACCCATGAACACCTCCCAGGCGGCGACGAAGCCGGTACCCTGAACCAGAATCGAGGTGAAGACGCCGGCGAAGACGCCGGCCACGAGCGTCGGAAGCGCGGGGTAGCCGTAGAGGGCGAGGCCGAAGGTGACCACGAGCGGCAGGAAGACGAGCACGGAGAGATCGTACGTCCCCGCGAGCGCGGTCTGAATTTCGGCGACGCGACCGGCCGGAATCTCGCCGCCCGCCCGAAGGCCGAGTGCGGCGAATCCCAGTACTGCAAGGCCGAACGCGACGGCCGTTCCCGTTCGCATGCGGCGGATGTGGTCGTACAGCGGCGTGTTCGTCACGCCGGCCGCGAGGTTGGTCGTATCGGAGAGGGGCGACTGCTTGTCACCCGCGTACGCCCCGGAGATGACCGCACCGACGGTCATCGGTCCGGAGACGCCGAGTCCGGCCCCGATTCCGACGAACGCGACCCCCAGCGTCCCGACCGTCGTCCACGAGGACCCGATGGAGAACGCCACGACAGCTGCCAGAATCGCTGTGACGGGCAGGAACACCGTCGGGGTCAGCAACTCGAGGCCGTAGTACATCATCGCCGGAATCGTTCCGGCGTCGACCCAGGTAGCGATCAAGGCGTAGATCGTAAAGAGGATCAACAGCGCCTGTAGCCCCATCAGGAGGCCGTTAGAGATCCCCTCTGAGAGGTCGTCCCACTGGTAGCCAAGATAGCGACCGAACGCGCCGACGAAGACGATACTCCAGAGCAACGGAACGTGGGGAGCCAGTCCGAGCAGGGCCGATCCGATGCCGAGAAAGACGACGATCGCGAGTACCGGGACGAGTGCGAGGCCGGCCGACGGTCGTCGGTCGGGGTCGAGATCGTCGATCGTCGTCGGTGTAAAGTCGAAGGTCATTGGCCCGATTATGCAGTTGAGGCATAAAAGAAGAACGGTTTATTACCACTATGTATGCTATGCGGTATCAGTGGTCATATTCCGGTGCGAGTACCAATCGGATCCCCGACCGTCCGAGCGGAGATGCCTTGAGACGGTCTCCGAAATAGCAGCGATTCTCGGACGGCCGGCTCAAACGTACTGCTTGTCACCGGCTTTCGGACGGAAAAGAGACCGCTTGCCACTTGCTGCTGGACGCGGTACGGAAACGCGCGCTCGCGGATCAGTCCACGCTCGAGAAGGCGCTCAGATTCGACTGTAACCCGGCCGCGAGTTCGGACTTGCGACGCAATCGCGCGTAGGAAACCGGCAACCGGGTGGCGACCTCCGAAACGGCCTCGTGGAAGGTCTCGGCCTCGCCGTACTGCCCCTCGAAGGCGTTGCGGACGCTCTCGCGGACCTGCCAGACGCCGACCGGTGCCCAGTAGTCGTCGGACACCTCGCGGAGAACGAGACACTTCGCCTGCCGGCCGATCGACTCGAGGTACTCGAGAACGCCCAGTCGGGCGGCGTAATAGGCACCCGCGGTCTCCTCGACGTAGCTCGAGCGCCCCTCGTAGCCCTCGCTGGCGCTGGCGAGCCAGATGTTGTCGCCGGGATCGGGATTCCAGATGCTCCCCGGGGCCTTCATCTCGACGAGTTCGAACTCCCAGTTGCCCGGAGCGAGCACGACCCAGTAGCGGTTGCCAACGTACTCGTTGGCCCAGACCTGTACCTCGTCGATGCTGGGCGCGTTTCGGATCCGACCGCGCAGGTACTTTCCGACGGTGTCGTCGACGGCCGTGATCGACCACCGCGTTGGGACCAATCGGCGCTGTTTCGTTTGGCCGAGCGCGCCCGCAGAGAGGATCGAGTTGATATCGTAGACGTCGAAGCCGCGCCGGTAGAGGTAGGTCATCGCCCCCTCGGCCTGCCAGTCGTCGTCCTCGAGCGTCTTCTTGACCGGTCGGGGCACGTAGGGGTTCTCCCGCAGTTCCGCGTTTCGGGCGTTGGCGCGGGGGCCCCGCGGCGTCGCCACGTCCGTTCCCGTATCCAGTCCGAGATCCGGTTTGTCGTCCAATCCGATCTCGAGGTCGACCGGCCGGTCGGCGATCGCGACCTCGCGTTGCACGCCGACGAAGCCGTCCCAGACGTCGTCCACGTTCGGCGTCATCCGGCTCGCGATGGACGGCGAGTCGACGTTCGCGCGCTTGCTCGAGTTCAGGAGTCCGGTCCGTCGTTGGAGCACGTCGTCGATGGCGTACCCCTGTTGGTACCAGTCACCGTCGGTGACGTACTCCTCGGCGTCGTCTTCGTTACCGACCGGCGATAGCAACCCGATGGGGATATCGGGATAGTTCGATCGCCCGACGAAAATCGACGGCGAGGTCGAGCCGACGAGAGTGTCGCCGCTCAGAGCGTCGTCGAACTTCCGCTCGAAGTCCTCGAGGTGATCCGTGATCGCGTAGGACTTCTCCTTGGCGCGGCGGCGGCGCTCGGCTTCCGCGTCGGGCTCGAGATCCTCGATGTAGTCGTCGAGGCGCATTCACTCGAAGGAAGGGCGGCACGGTGTTGAATGTTGAGTTTCCGGAGCGCAGTCGCTGTCAGCGTGGGACCAGCAGAGATGTCAGAGGCAGAGGTTCGGCATCCGTGTCGGGCCACCGAACCTCACTCACGTCTCCGTGCCGGATCGATAAGTACCCCGCCGCGCGTTTTCTGAGTCGGAAAACGCTGCGCGACGAGGGGGTCCCCTCGATCGCCGACCATCGGTAGACCGTCGCCGGACCGATGCTCGAATCGACGGCGGCCTGGATCGACGACGGCGGACTCGAGAAAGACAATCGTTAAAAACGGCGGGCGGGAAGGGAGGGGTATGAGTACGACCGACGAGAGAGAGACGCGTTCCTGTGTCTCCTGCGGACTCAATATCGCAGGCACGAACGCGGCCGCGTTCAAGTGTCCCGACTGCGGCCAGCAGATCTACCGCTGTGCCAAGTGTCGCAAGCAGAGCAACCTCTACGAGTGCCCCGATTGCGGATTCACCGGTCCATAAGATCTCCCATGGGAAAAGTCGCTGCCAAAATCAAGGTCATGCCGGACAGCCCCGAAAACGATCTCGACGCGCTCCAGGAGCGCCTCGAGAGCGCCCTCCCCGAGGGCGCGAAGATCAACGGCGTCGAGCGCGAGGAAGTCGCGTTCGGTCTCGTCGCTCTCTACCCGACCGTGATCGTCCCGGACGGTGCGGGCGGGACGGAAACCGTCGAGGAGAACTTCAGCGAGGTCGACGGCGTCGAAAGCGTCGGCGTCGAGAACGTCGGTCGGATATAAACGGCTCTCGCCGTTCGTTTGCAGCCGTTTCGCTATTTCTCGCGAGCCGCTGGTGTGCGACTCGCGCATACGCGCCCCCAACGGCTTTCGCCGCTCGAGCGATCGGAGAGAAACGACTTCAATGGCTGGTAAGAGAGGCTGGTACCCGTGTCGGCGGTGATCCGGTGGTTCCTCACTCAGTCGTTTCGCTCGTGGCTCCTCGAAGACGTGCCTGCTCGCGGTTACTGCTGCTCTTCTCTGTTCGCGCCGAGATTGGCCTGCGAGACGATCTCCGCGCCGATCGACGAGAGGTCGACGGTCACGTCCTCGGTGACGGCCTTGCTAATCTCATCTAAGTTCCCCGCGAGGACGGTCAGTACGTCGTCGGGGTTGGTGTAGACCAGCATGTTTCCGTCCTGGCCTTCCGCGACGAGTTGCGTGTCGTTCAGGACGACCTGATCGTTCTGAATCGTCGCCGAGACGACCGGTAACGCCGCCGGTTTCCCCTGTTCGTCGTCCCTGACTTTGCGGATGTGGACCGCCTCGAGGTCGATGACCTCCTTGTGTGTCTTGATCTGTTCGGCGCAGTCGACCATGTCGTTGAGGAGGGCGGTCCGGCGCTCGTTGCCGTGATCGCCGTCGAGACAGTGCTGACAGACGCGGAGTTCGATTCGCATTGGTCGTCGTTCGTGTTCGATACCGATGAGAATTCCGCTTCAGTACCAGGCGGGCACGGG containing:
- the nhaC gene encoding Na+/H+ antiporter NhaC; translation: MTFDFTPTTIDDLDPDRRPSAGLALVPVLAIVVFLGIGSALLGLAPHVPLLWSIVFVGAFGRYLGYQWDDLSEGISNGLLMGLQALLILFTIYALIATWVDAGTIPAMMYYGLELLTPTVFLPVTAILAAVVAFSIGSSWTTVGTLGVAFVGIGAGLGVSGPMTVGAVISGAYAGDKQSPLSDTTNLAAGVTNTPLYDHIRRMRTGTAVAFGLAVLGFAALGLRAGGEIPAGRVAEIQTALAGTYDLSVLVFLPLVVTFGLALYGYPALPTLVAGVFAGVFTSILVQGTGFVAAWEVFMGGTEPQTGAALVNELLVTGGLTGSAWTITVVVAALSLGGLLEHIGVLAVLANRLSQGVRSSGGLIAGTGASAILVNALTAQQYMSIVLPGLTLRNLYEEFGLDSEELSRAVEAAGTPTGALIPWHAGGVFMASATGVPTLEYAPFYLFGFLSPLVLFMMALTGRGIPTTDRTTQAQTAD
- the nreA gene encoding DNA repair protein NreA, which produces MRLDDYIEDLEPDAEAERRRRAKEKSYAITDHLEDFERKFDDALSGDTLVGSTSPSIFVGRSNYPDIPIGLLSPVGNEDDAEEYVTDGDWYQQGYAIDDVLQRRTGLLNSSKRANVDSPSIASRMTPNVDDVWDGFVGVQREVAIADRPVDLEIGLDDKPDLGLDTGTDVATPRGPRANARNAELRENPYVPRPVKKTLEDDDWQAEGAMTYLYRRGFDVYDINSILSAGALGQTKQRRLVPTRWSITAVDDTVGKYLRGRIRNAPSIDEVQVWANEYVGNRYWVVLAPGNWEFELVEMKAPGSIWNPDPGDNIWLASASEGYEGRSSYVEETAGAYYAARLGVLEYLESIGRQAKCLVLREVSDDYWAPVGVWQVRESVRNAFEGQYGEAETFHEAVSEVATRLPVSYARLRRKSELAAGLQSNLSAFSSVD
- a CDS encoding HVO_2753 family zinc finger protein, with the protein product MSTTDERETRSCVSCGLNIAGTNAAAFKCPDCGQQIYRCAKCRKQSNLYECPDCGFTGP
- a CDS encoding elongation factor 1-beta; this encodes MGKVAAKIKVMPDSPENDLDALQERLESALPEGAKINGVEREEVAFGLVALYPTVIVPDGAGGTETVEENFSEVDGVESVGVENVGRI